The bacterium genome contains a region encoding:
- the maf gene encoding septum formation inhibitor Maf: MPRVLGKIILASASPRRAQILKQVGFDFDVMPSAIEEVSEHHEPVEYAREIAQKKALDIAQKYPERIVIAADTIVCLDGHILGKPSDEKDAWRMLRFLSGRNHQVYTAFAISHRSRNVNKVEHELTQVHFRRLRDEEIAMYIATGAPFDKAGAYGIQDASAIFVDRIDGDFYNVVGLPVTRLYQVLTDTYLEKR, encoded by the coding sequence TTGCCACGTGTTTTAGGAAAGATTATTTTAGCATCCGCTTCGCCGCGACGGGCACAGATATTAAAACAAGTCGGTTTTGATTTTGATGTGATGCCGAGTGCCATTGAAGAAGTTTCTGAACACCACGAACCGGTCGAGTATGCGCGCGAAATTGCTCAAAAAAAGGCCTTGGATATTGCTCAAAAATATCCCGAGCGAATTGTTATCGCGGCGGATACGATCGTGTGTTTGGACGGGCATATTTTAGGAAAACCGTCCGACGAGAAAGACGCATGGCGTATGCTGCGTTTTTTGAGCGGGCGTAATCATCAGGTATATACGGCATTTGCCATATCTCACCGGTCACGCAATGTGAATAAGGTGGAACACGAATTAACACAGGTGCACTTTCGCCGGTTGCGGGATGAAGAAATCGCCATGTACATTGCCACCGGAGCGCCGTTTGATAAAGCCGGGGCTTACGGCATACAGGATGCCAGCGCTATTTTTGTAGATCGTATTGATGGTGATTTTTACAATGTGGTGGGATTACCTGTGACAAGGTTGTATCAGGTTTTGACGGACACGTATTTGGAAAAACGATGA
- a CDS encoding methyl-accepting chemotaxis protein, which produces MLKKLNDMKLRAKLMAGFGVFSAIFITTVTIVFTVKLHTTAVNHQSLILRSFAELTAKNISAGLDFGDKGSVVSAFDALRTHAEFIMVHDVSGENFATFYRDPKIEDRIDPVVNEQIGRWREAKKSDWTFDALDMNCIVVPVFNSAGNEIGNLSLGMSTKSINDELQSNIIFSFILLIVTVGVGIGVVYWISGLLVRPLMNIVDRFKDIAEGEGDLTRRIHIDAKDEVGELAAAFNQFLNKLEEIMRQVARTSEQISASVESISKASSDVAGGAEQQSNQATLVAVAAEEMSATIVQTTANTGDAVRLSQQAEEATDRGKMVVEDTVNGLQNISSVVSESAQTLLELGKTVAQIGTVIEVINDIADQINLLSLNASIEAATAGDAGKGFAVVANEVKNLAEDTTRSTTEISQMIEKIQHAMANAIRAMERGTMEVEKGRALGHKTAEAFDEILKASEHVREMITNISVSSQQQSHSAEEISRNIETIAGITRNTAQGVRQIDGTTDALVNHTSALKTLVGRFKLNEQDRAQNYN; this is translated from the coding sequence ATGCTAAAGAAACTCAATGACATGAAACTACGAGCCAAACTCATGGCGGGGTTCGGCGTTTTTTCAGCCATTTTTATAACTACCGTAACGATCGTTTTTACCGTCAAACTGCATACCACGGCGGTAAATCATCAGTCGCTGATACTGCGCAGTTTTGCCGAATTGACTGCCAAAAACATCAGCGCGGGATTGGATTTTGGCGATAAGGGTTCCGTGGTCAGTGCGTTTGATGCGCTCAGAACTCATGCCGAATTTATCATGGTGCACGACGTAAGCGGCGAAAACTTTGCTACCTTTTATCGCGATCCTAAGATAGAAGATCGGATTGATCCCGTGGTCAACGAACAAATCGGTCGCTGGCGTGAAGCTAAAAAAAGCGATTGGACGTTTGATGCATTGGATATGAATTGTATCGTCGTGCCGGTATTTAACAGCGCCGGTAATGAAATCGGGAATCTCTCATTGGGTATGTCAACGAAGTCCATTAATGATGAATTGCAATCCAATATTATTTTCAGTTTTATACTTCTTATAGTGACTGTCGGTGTGGGAATAGGTGTCGTGTATTGGATTAGCGGACTTTTGGTAAGGCCGTTGATGAATATTGTAGATCGGTTTAAGGACATCGCCGAAGGAGAAGGCGATTTAACGCGCCGGATACATATTGATGCCAAAGATGAAGTCGGTGAGTTGGCTGCCGCGTTTAACCAATTTTTGAATAAGTTAGAAGAAATCATGCGTCAAGTAGCGCGCACATCCGAGCAGATTTCGGCCTCGGTGGAGTCGATCAGCAAGGCCAGTTCCGACGTCGCCGGCGGTGCGGAACAACAATCCAATCAAGCCACGTTGGTGGCGGTTGCTGCCGAAGAGATGTCTGCTACGATCGTACAGACAACGGCCAATACCGGTGATGCGGTGCGACTATCCCAGCAGGCTGAAGAAGCTACCGACCGCGGAAAAATGGTTGTTGAGGATACGGTCAACGGGTTACAAAATATTTCTTCGGTGGTCAGTGAGTCGGCTCAGACATTACTGGAATTGGGTAAAACCGTCGCTCAGATCGGTACCGTGATCGAAGTTATCAACGACATTGCCGACCAAATCAACCTATTGTCACTCAATGCTTCGATCGAAGCCGCGACAGCCGGTGATGCAGGAAAAGGTTTTGCCGTTGTCGCCAATGAAGTGAAAAACCTGGCGGAGGATACGACCCGTTCTACGACGGAAATATCTCAGATGATCGAAAAAATCCAACACGCTATGGCTAACGCGATTCGTGCGATGGAGCGCGGAACGATGGAAGTAGAAAAAGGACGTGCCTTGGGGCATAAAACGGCCGAGGCTTTTGACGAAATTTTGAAAGCCAGCGAACATGTTCGCGAAATGATAACGAATATTTCCGTTTCATCCCAGCAGCAGAGCCATTCGGCAGAAGAAATTTCCAGAAACATTGAAACCATTGCCGGTATTACACGCAACACGGCCCAAGGCGTGCGTCAAATAGATGGTACCACGGATGCTTTGGTCAACCATACGTCCGCACTAAAGACCCTTGTCGGACGATTTAAACTGAATGAGCAAGATCGTGCACAAAATTACAACTAA
- the cheB gene encoding chemotaxis-specific protein-glutamate methyltransferase CheB yields the protein MPKILIAEDSPTVTMILQKIFATDDDCQVIGVAKNGREAVEKVQILRPDIVTMDIRMPVMDGFEATKQIMQTAPTPILVISASVGKDDLNIAFNAIRAGALDIVEKPKGNLAMDYEYIGRDLIKKVKILSGVKVFHHIGGAKNKSSDAKSSDKTDTSSVRQPRVPAPAAEVPSVKETLWREPLTPKSVYPKLLSPVKTPEVIAIASSTGGPSALLKLLKTLPAGFPVPVVIVQHICEGFGQGFVEWLNKECGMNVKTADRGEELQPGTIYVAPDGYHLFIDSGKIVRLSKSMPVNGLRPNATLMMESVAKVFGAASIGIVLTGMGRDGADGAKAIKEAGGFTMAQNAESCVVFGMPKETIELGVVDKILPPEKMTAELMAFFKLYQTANA from the coding sequence ATGCCCAAGATACTCATCGCTGAAGATTCGCCGACCGTCACGATGATTCTTCAGAAAATTTTTGCGACGGATGATGATTGCCAAGTGATCGGTGTGGCTAAAAACGGCCGGGAAGCGGTTGAAAAAGTCCAGATTCTCAGGCCGGATATAGTGACGATGGATATTCGTATGCCGGTTATGGACGGATTTGAAGCGACGAAACAGATCATGCAGACCGCGCCAACCCCAATTTTGGTGATTAGTGCATCTGTGGGTAAAGATGATCTCAATATTGCGTTTAATGCTATTCGTGCCGGAGCACTGGACATCGTCGAAAAACCCAAAGGTAATCTGGCGATGGATTACGAATACATCGGGCGCGATTTGATCAAAAAAGTTAAGATCCTTTCCGGAGTCAAAGTATTTCATCATATCGGCGGCGCAAAAAACAAATCGTCGGACGCGAAATCTAGTGATAAAACCGACACATCATCTGTTCGCCAGCCGCGCGTGCCTGCCCCGGCTGCGGAAGTGCCGTCAGTCAAAGAAACACTCTGGCGCGAACCTTTAACGCCCAAGAGCGTATATCCGAAACTATTGAGTCCCGTAAAAACACCCGAGGTGATAGCTATCGCTTCATCGACGGGCGGGCCATCGGCGTTACTCAAATTGCTCAAAACCCTCCCGGCAGGGTTTCCGGTTCCTGTAGTTATTGTCCAGCATATCTGTGAAGGATTCGGGCAAGGATTTGTCGAATGGCTCAATAAAGAGTGCGGTATGAATGTAAAAACGGCGGATCGCGGTGAAGAATTACAACCGGGAACGATTTATGTTGCCCCGGACGGATACCACCTTTTTATTGATTCAGGCAAAATCGTTCGTCTCAGCAAATCCATGCCAGTGAACGGTCTCCGCCCCAATGCAACCCTGATGATGGAATCGGTTGCTAAAGTTTTTGGTGCAGCTTCGATCGGTATCGTTCTGACTGGCATGGGACGTGATGGCGCCGATGGAGCCAAAGCCATCAAAGAAGCCGGAGGTTTTACCATGGCACAAAATGCCGAATCTTGTGTTGTATTTGGTATGCCCAAAGAAACGATTGAGTTGGGTGTTGTAGATAAAATTTTACCCCCTGAAAAAATGACAGCCGAGCTGATGGCTTTTTTCAAATTATATCAAACGGCTAACGCGTAA
- a CDS encoding geranylgeranylglyceryl/heptaprenylglyceryl phosphate synthase — protein MSKIVHKITTNTPRKTVYADLMQVCEQRGSGYFVLIDPDKKTEAETLQTVSHCAEAGVDAILIGSSLMLSSRFGSTIQAIKKEFSLPVIIFPGSTIQLSEYADALLFLSLISSRNPEFLITTQVLGAPIVRKMGLEAISTGYMLIESGKVTSAEFMSNSKPIPRDKNDIAVAHALAGEYLGMKTIYLEAGSGALHSVPAEMVSAVSEYVNIPVIVGGGIRTPEDALQKVEAGASFVVTGNVLEHSGSLSLIREFANAIHWKTPAAQKHA, from the coding sequence ATGAGCAAGATCGTGCACAAAATTACAACTAATACTCCGCGGAAAACGGTTTATGCAGACCTCATGCAGGTTTGCGAACAGCGCGGTTCGGGCTATTTTGTACTCATTGATCCCGACAAAAAAACGGAAGCGGAGACGTTGCAGACCGTGTCCCATTGCGCCGAAGCGGGTGTGGACGCGATTTTGATCGGGAGCAGCCTTATGCTTAGCAGCCGATTTGGCAGTACGATCCAGGCAATAAAAAAAGAATTTTCTTTGCCCGTTATTATTTTTCCGGGTAGCACGATTCAGCTTTCCGAATACGCGGATGCGTTATTATTTTTATCCCTTATCAGCAGCCGCAATCCGGAGTTTTTGATAACCACTCAGGTGCTTGGGGCGCCGATTGTTCGCAAGATGGGATTGGAAGCCATTTCGACGGGATACATGCTTATCGAATCCGGTAAAGTAACGTCCGCTGAATTCATGAGTAATTCCAAACCCATACCACGAGACAAAAATGACATTGCTGTTGCTCATGCTTTAGCCGGCGAATACCTCGGCATGAAAACAATTTATCTCGAAGCCGGAAGCGGAGCGTTGCATTCTGTGCCGGCAGAAATGGTTTCTGCGGTCAGTGAGTATGTGAATATACCGGTGATCGTTGGCGGGGGTATTCGTACGCCCGAAGACGCCCTTCAAAAAGTAGAGGCCGGCGCTTCGTTTGTTGTGACCGGTAATGTGCTGGAACACTCCGGAAGCTTGTCATTGATTCGTGAATTTGCGAATGCAATACACTGGAAAACTCCGGCGGCTCAAAAACATGCGTGA
- a CDS encoding chemotaxis protein CheW: MAEPMKQQDVFDEVHKLMAELLSSRLTPEAEAKILAGRAEKLKRAHTIEETGEQISVLIFQLSSEFFALETQYVSEVRVLSEVTPVPCTPDFVLGITNIRGAVFSVIDIRGSFNLEDRPVTDRSMFLMIQWKGIELCLLADAVIEKINLPRSEVKTMTGGNREHMSSFVSGFFIRNDNKITLISWDNYVSHSNIIVNEEV, from the coding sequence ATGGCGGAACCAATGAAGCAACAAGATGTATTTGACGAAGTACACAAGCTGATGGCGGAACTTTTGTCGTCACGCTTGACGCCGGAGGCTGAAGCTAAAATTTTGGCCGGCCGTGCCGAAAAACTAAAACGTGCACATACCATCGAAGAAACGGGCGAACAGATTAGTGTGCTTATTTTCCAGTTATCGTCTGAATTTTTTGCTTTAGAAACGCAGTATGTATCTGAAGTAAGGGTACTCAGCGAAGTGACGCCGGTTCCCTGTACGCCGGATTTTGTGCTCGGAATAACTAATATTCGCGGTGCCGTATTTTCGGTGATTGATATTCGCGGTTCATTCAATTTGGAAGACCGGCCTGTCACGGATCGATCTATGTTTTTGATGATTCAGTGGAAAGGAATTGAGCTGTGCCTATTAGCCGACGCCGTGATTGAAAAAATCAATTTACCCCGTTCGGAAGTCAAGACGATGACCGGCGGCAATAGAGAACACATGTCGTCATTTGTGAGCGGTTTTTTTATTCGCAATGATAATAAAATTACGTTGATCAGTTGGGATAACTATGTTTCACATTCGAATATAATTGTCAACGAAGAAGTCTAA
- a CDS encoding chemotaxis protein CheW, translated as MADKQKNLKFLHFRSGNSDYAVELEYVKEIIRSVAVSPMSELPPFAPGVINLRGEIIPIIDFLLRSGAGATTLRLKSRIIIMRIHDITAGLLVDDVLETLEVEPSDITRNLHADVLIDVKYIQGTFLSGGTTIVCVDLNKLMTDKEYAVLRHEVKHA; from the coding sequence ATGGCCGATAAACAAAAAAATCTGAAATTCCTTCACTTTCGATCCGGCAACAGCGACTATGCCGTTGAACTGGAATACGTGAAAGAAATTATACGCAGCGTTGCCGTTTCTCCGATGAGCGAGCTGCCCCCGTTTGCGCCGGGCGTCATCAATCTTCGAGGAGAAATCATACCAATTATTGATTTCCTTTTGCGTTCGGGTGCCGGTGCGACGACGTTGCGTCTGAAATCGCGCATCATCATTATGCGGATTCATGATATTACGGCCGGGCTGCTTGTCGATGACGTTTTGGAAACCCTTGAAGTCGAACCATCGGATATTACACGTAATTTGCACGCCGATGTCCTCATTGACGTCAAATATATTCAGGGTACATTTTTGTCTGGCGGTACGACGATCGTTTGTGTGGATTTGAATAAATTGATGACGGACAAAGAATACGCTGTTTTACGTCACGAAGTCAAACATGCTTAA
- a CDS encoding hybrid sensor histidine kinase/response regulator, with translation MDLSKDELKEMMSIFKVESEEHLKNLNKGLLKLEETPNSRELIDELFRTAHSIKGSARMMGFQKIEGVSHKIEDIFGLVRRAEIKVSPENFDVIYEGVDIISQIIELISNEGSDDSIDISVIVKKLEAIYNPQEAPASVAEPKEESKPDVEPVLDVVSKAEPVPVTEAKTPEPEETEFKPTTDLSKSEMIVDKTDASKGNVSEDAFIRVPTRRLDDLMNQVSELVTTRIKSQQRLADIRKMLDFTEEWAQQTERIRLLLDRTLSRIVNEDVERPSDVKSELITSYDLRSVVTSYLSSIEKIGSIAESISILYDKQSEENLRMSVITGDIQDNLRIIRLLPISTIFDLYPRMIRDIAKLQSKKVKFEVFGGDTRVDKKVLEELKDPLIHLLRNSIDHGIEAPADREATGKAQEGTIQVRAGYVGNMVQIEVQDDGRGIDTDRILQIAIKKGYIKEHQASEVSKNDLVGLIFHSGFSTAKIITDLSGRGVGLDIVKSNIEKIKGTIETVSEKGKGTRFTIKIPLTLATTHVLIVDVGGDHYSLPIDFIDRTVRLTEEELWTGGQNPFVLVDNTPVPLYKMEEVLGNAKQRLKNKGLLKSSAAPKIGQHLTKIETNKFPAVIFVSGGRRVAFLVDKLLDEQEVVVKSLGHQLKRVKNVAGSTVLGDGRISIILDPNDLIKSVQGSGTKFAFRDRRQRDLVKKRVLVVDDSITTRTLEKNILESAGYHVTIATNGLEGYQKLHEIGNFDIVVSDVEMPFMTGFEFAHKVRTESKFPDIPFVLCTSLESDKDKRRGIEVGANAYIVKGGFDQTNLLETIEKLL, from the coding sequence ATGGATTTGTCTAAAGACGAACTCAAAGAAATGATGTCCATCTTCAAGGTGGAGAGCGAAGAGCATCTGAAAAACCTTAATAAAGGTTTGCTCAAACTTGAAGAAACCCCCAATTCCCGAGAGCTGATAGATGAGCTTTTTCGTACGGCGCACAGCATCAAGGGTTCGGCGCGTATGATGGGTTTTCAGAAGATCGAAGGTGTATCGCACAAAATCGAAGATATTTTCGGTTTAGTACGCCGCGCGGAAATCAAAGTATCACCCGAAAATTTTGATGTCATTTATGAAGGGGTTGATATTATTTCTCAAATTATCGAATTGATATCCAACGAAGGATCGGACGATTCAATCGATATTTCAGTTATTGTAAAAAAATTAGAAGCTATTTATAACCCGCAAGAAGCGCCGGCTTCCGTAGCCGAGCCAAAGGAAGAATCTAAACCTGATGTGGAACCGGTGTTGGACGTTGTGTCTAAAGCCGAACCGGTACCCGTGACGGAAGCGAAAACTCCTGAGCCGGAGGAGACCGAATTTAAACCGACGACCGATCTATCCAAGTCGGAGATGATCGTTGATAAAACCGACGCTTCCAAAGGTAATGTTTCCGAAGATGCGTTTATACGTGTGCCGACGCGGCGTTTGGACGATCTGATGAATCAGGTGAGTGAACTTGTCACAACGCGCATCAAATCCCAGCAACGATTGGCGGACATCCGCAAAATGCTGGATTTTACCGAGGAGTGGGCACAACAAACGGAACGCATTCGATTACTGTTAGATCGTACTTTATCACGTATCGTCAACGAAGACGTCGAGAGACCAAGTGACGTAAAAAGCGAACTGATTACTTCATACGATCTGCGTTCCGTCGTTACTTCGTATCTTTCATCCATTGAGAAAATAGGTTCGATTGCCGAATCTATTAGCATTTTGTATGACAAACAGAGTGAAGAAAATCTGCGGATGTCTGTCATCACAGGGGATATTCAAGACAATTTGCGCATTATTCGCCTTTTGCCGATTTCGACTATTTTCGATTTGTATCCGCGCATGATTCGTGATATTGCCAAATTACAAAGCAAAAAAGTGAAATTTGAAGTCTTCGGTGGAGATACGCGCGTTGATAAAAAAGTTTTAGAGGAGTTGAAAGATCCTCTGATTCACTTATTGCGTAATTCTATTGATCATGGTATAGAAGCGCCGGCCGATCGCGAAGCCACTGGGAAAGCACAAGAAGGCACGATACAAGTTCGTGCCGGATACGTCGGCAATATGGTGCAGATCGAAGTCCAGGATGATGGCCGTGGAATTGATACCGACAGGATTTTGCAGATCGCGATCAAAAAAGGTTATATCAAGGAACATCAAGCCTCCGAAGTCAGTAAAAATGATTTGGTCGGGCTTATTTTCCATTCCGGATTTTCTACGGCAAAAATTATCACCGATCTTTCCGGGCGCGGTGTGGGGCTTGACATCGTCAAATCTAATATCGAAAAAATCAAAGGCACGATCGAAACGGTTTCTGAAAAAGGAAAAGGTACACGCTTTACGATCAAAATTCCGCTCACGCTCGCGACTACGCACGTGCTTATCGTGGATGTCGGCGGCGATCACTATTCGCTCCCGATTGATTTCATAGATCGTACGGTGCGATTAACGGAAGAAGAACTGTGGACGGGCGGGCAAAATCCTTTTGTCCTGGTGGATAATACGCCGGTGCCATTGTATAAAATGGAAGAGGTGTTGGGCAATGCCAAACAACGCCTCAAAAATAAAGGCTTGCTCAAGTCATCCGCTGCGCCCAAAATCGGGCAGCATCTTACAAAAATAGAGACGAATAAATTTCCCGCGGTTATTTTTGTTTCCGGAGGCCGGCGGGTAGCGTTTTTAGTGGATAAACTTTTAGACGAGCAGGAAGTTGTCGTTAAAAGCCTCGGTCATCAACTCAAACGCGTAAAAAATGTTGCGGGTTCAACCGTGCTTGGTGACGGACGGATTTCGATTATTTTAGATCCCAATGACTTGATCAAATCCGTTCAAGGTTCCGGTACGAAATTCGCTTTCCGGGATCGCCGTCAGCGCGATTTGGTCAAAAAGCGCGTATTGGTAGTGGACGATTCGATCACGACACGTACATTAGAAAAAAATATTCTTGAGTCCGCCGGTTATCACGTGACTATTGCGACTAACGGCTTGGAAGGTTATCAGAAACTGCATGAAATCGGTAATTTTGATATTGTCGTGAGCGATGTGGAAATGCCGTTTATGACGGGATTTGAATTTGCTCACAAAGTGCGAACCGAGTCCAAATTTCCGGATATTCCGTTTGTATTGTGTACGTCACTGGAGTCGGATAAGGATAAACGCCGCGGGATCGAGGTCGGCGCTAATGCCTACATTGTCAAAGGTGGATTTGATCAGACCAATCTGCTTGAAACCATTGAAAAGTTGTTATAG
- a CDS encoding TIGR04282 family arsenosugar biosynthesis glycosyltransferase yields the protein MSSVGIRRRALLVFAKLPEPGQVKTRLIPALGKDGACSLYQAFLKDSIIQYTRLSLEVGYTPYLFVTPSEAVPFFEKFCDTLTSEIGTNNAWQVRLQSQGDLGARMKEAFAGLFAQNYDACWIIGTDHPTLPDAYVVDAFRYLDQYDAVIGPADDGGYYGLGLQRRMDFLFEDIPWSTEEVLSTTQLRMQNNGVNYYPIKPWYDVDEPADMYHLKRDLDKAGMRCNYTKQWFEQHGMTYGR from the coding sequence GTGAGTAGTGTGGGCATACGACGGCGTGCATTGTTGGTGTTTGCCAAGTTACCCGAACCGGGTCAAGTAAAAACCCGATTGATACCAGCGCTTGGAAAAGACGGGGCCTGCAGTTTATATCAGGCTTTTTTGAAAGACAGCATTATTCAATATACCAGGCTTTCTTTAGAAGTGGGTTATACACCGTATTTATTTGTTACACCGTCGGAAGCGGTTCCGTTTTTTGAAAAATTTTGTGATACGCTAACTTCGGAAATTGGGACGAACAACGCATGGCAAGTGCGATTGCAATCACAAGGGGATTTGGGCGCCCGTATGAAAGAAGCGTTCGCCGGGCTTTTTGCTCAAAACTATGATGCATGCTGGATTATCGGCACCGATCACCCGACGCTGCCGGACGCTTATGTGGTGGATGCGTTTCGTTACTTGGATCAATATGATGCCGTCATCGGCCCTGCCGACGATGGCGGTTATTATGGTTTGGGATTGCAGCGAAGAATGGATTTTTTATTTGAAGATATACCTTGGAGCACGGAAGAAGTTTTGTCCACTACTCAACTACGGATGCAGAACAATGGGGTGAATTATTATCCGATCAAGCCGTGGTATGATGTGGATGAGCCGGCGGATATGTATCACCTCAAACGTGATTTAGACAAGGCCGGGATGCGATGTAATTATACGAAGCAATGGTTTGAACAACATGGGATGACATATGGCCGATAA
- a CDS encoding helix-turn-helix domain-containing protein, with protein sequence MSNAYYKELSGWLRQARADQHITAAAVALRTRMPLETIEKIEAGDLDFATPVFIQGYLKNYADAIGLDSAAVVREYKVIRTKIAYVTSDRGQVVARATAQHSGNPDDLSSEIIPFDPDSHAFAPHSELDQAVRKKISTEKWTNIIMMSSAACMVILSLYWVVSDDHSQDEETAANLAKYERKAETFKQAKIEPRKRLSFYFSEPILTDEEINRKLEVREREQQDSMRLAIYQKNQKWPSGQKVRAITVQEAALDYAQSMK encoded by the coding sequence ATGAGTAATGCATATTACAAAGAACTTTCCGGATGGTTGCGTCAGGCGCGTGCGGATCAGCACATAACGGCGGCGGCGGTTGCCTTGCGAACCCGAATGCCGTTAGAAACGATCGAAAAAATCGAAGCCGGCGATTTGGATTTTGCTACACCGGTATTCATACAGGGATATCTTAAAAATTATGCGGACGCGATCGGCCTTGATTCGGCGGCTGTCGTGCGGGAATATAAAGTAATTCGTACTAAAATAGCGTATGTGACGTCGGACCGCGGGCAAGTAGTGGCACGTGCTACGGCGCAACACAGCGGAAATCCGGATGATCTTTCGTCTGAAATCATACCGTTTGATCCCGACTCCCATGCATTTGCGCCGCACTCGGAGTTGGATCAGGCCGTTCGAAAAAAAATTTCAACTGAAAAATGGACGAATATCATCATGATGAGCTCTGCGGCTTGTATGGTGATTCTTAGTTTGTACTGGGTCGTCTCTGATGATCATTCGCAGGACGAAGAGACAGCGGCCAATTTGGCCAAATACGAACGGAAAGCGGAAACATTTAAACAAGCTAAAATCGAACCGCGTAAAAGGTTGTCTTTTTACTTTTCCGAACCGATTCTAACGGACGAAGAAATCAACAGGAAATTGGAAGTCCGCGAACGAGAACAACAGGACAGTATGCGTTTAGCGATATATCAAAAAAATCAAAAATGGCCGAGCGGCCAAAAAGTGCGTGCCATCACAGTACAAGAAGCCGCCTTGGATTATGCTCAATCAATGAAATAA